GACAGCATCGAAAGAGAAACTTTTGCTTTTGACGTACGACATCGGCATTCGTTCTTGTGCGGTTGCAGAGGAAGCTATTTCTAAGAAAGATCGCGAATCAGCCAACACTCATCTCCAAAGGGCCCAGCGTGTCATCAGAGCGGGCTCAGAGAGCGCGTGCGTAT
Above is a genomic segment from Acetomicrobium sp. S15 = DSM 107314 containing:
- a CDS encoding flagellar protein FliS, encoding TASKEKLLLLTYDIGIRSCAVAEEAISKKDRESANTHLQRAQRVIRAGSESACVSIPTKIGPVMPREALYSHMA